Proteins encoded within one genomic window of Hahella chejuensis KCTC 2396:
- a CDS encoding AAA family ATPase, which translates to MSLQATLLDLKNQLSESIIGQSHLLDRLLISLLADGHLLVEGAPGLAKTKAIKELASNIEGDFQRIQFTPDLLPADITGSDIYRPETGNFEFRKGPIFHNLVLADEINRAPAKVQSALLEAMAERQVTVSGRSYPLNGLFMVMATQNPIEQEGTYPLPEAQLDRFLLHVRIDYPDSESELSILRLARHEAAGPKVKEAQPLEQEAIFQARKEVLDVYMADSVEQYIVQIIMATRFPEKYDAKLAEWLEYGGSPRATIALDRCARAHAWLNGKDFVAPEDVQAMAFDVLRHRLITSFKAEAEGVSTDKVIARLLEQVPVP; encoded by the coding sequence ATGTCCTTACAGGCCACTCTTCTAGATCTAAAGAACCAACTCAGCGAATCCATTATCGGGCAGTCGCACCTGCTCGATCGATTGCTGATCTCTCTGCTCGCTGACGGCCACTTATTGGTCGAAGGGGCGCCCGGCCTCGCCAAGACCAAAGCAATCAAAGAGCTGGCGTCAAACATTGAAGGCGACTTCCAGCGTATTCAGTTCACCCCTGATTTATTGCCGGCGGATATTACCGGGTCCGACATTTATCGTCCGGAAACGGGAAACTTCGAGTTCCGCAAAGGCCCTATTTTTCACAACCTGGTCCTGGCTGACGAAATCAACCGCGCTCCCGCCAAAGTGCAAAGCGCGCTACTGGAAGCCATGGCGGAGCGGCAGGTTACCGTAAGCGGACGCAGTTATCCGCTAAACGGTCTGTTTATGGTCATGGCCACGCAGAACCCCATCGAGCAGGAAGGCACCTATCCGTTGCCGGAAGCGCAGCTGGACCGTTTCCTGTTGCATGTCCGCATTGATTACCCTGACTCTGAGTCGGAGTTGAGCATTCTGCGTCTGGCTCGCCACGAAGCGGCGGGACCAAAAGTCAAAGAAGCTCAACCGCTGGAGCAGGAAGCCATTTTTCAGGCTCGCAAAGAAGTATTGGACGTGTATATGGCGGACTCTGTTGAGCAATACATCGTTCAGATTATTATGGCGACACGCTTTCCCGAGAAATACGACGCCAAGCTGGCGGAGTGGCTCGAATACGGCGGCAGCCCCCGCGCCACCATCGCCCTGGACCGATGCGCCCGCGCTCACGCCTGGCTGAACGGCAAAGACTTCGTCGCTCCCGAGGACGTGCAGGCGATGGCGTTCGACGTACTGCGTCACCGTCTGATCACCAGTTTCAAAGCGGAAGCGGAAGGGGTATCGACAGACAAGGTCATCGCCCGTTTGCTGGAGCAGGTTCCCGTTCCCTGA
- a CDS encoding DUF58 domain-containing protein, translating into MNQHRVYCQLDELIQLRIAAARLSLRFDPRKLQQQAGAHLSRFRGRGMDFAEYRPYQEGDDPRSIDWKVTARRSRPFTKVFHEEVERPILILVDQSISLFFGSRRAFKSVLAAEIASLLAWAGLAQGDRIGGLVFSHLGHQALKPSRHPRQALRILECVNSFNQALNLQHSEVRFSFNDALLELRRIARPGSQCFIVSDWRQFDATSKNLLFDLRRHSQVLPFQVFDPLEQTLPPGAFRITDGHSHLDLDTRNERLSQGLKNEYEQWQNQLLQELASIGLACARLSTWEDPAEKLHQLQFSSGARGAA; encoded by the coding sequence ATGAATCAACATCGCGTTTACTGCCAATTGGATGAACTCATTCAACTGCGTATCGCCGCCGCGCGGCTCAGCTTGCGCTTTGACCCGCGCAAGCTGCAACAACAGGCGGGAGCGCACTTATCGCGCTTTCGCGGGCGCGGCATGGATTTCGCTGAGTATCGACCTTATCAGGAAGGCGACGACCCTCGCTCCATCGACTGGAAAGTCACTGCCCGACGCAGCCGCCCTTTCACCAAAGTTTTCCATGAAGAAGTTGAACGCCCCATATTGATATTGGTGGATCAGTCCATCAGCCTGTTTTTCGGCAGTCGCCGCGCCTTCAAATCTGTGCTGGCGGCGGAAATTGCGTCTTTGCTGGCCTGGGCGGGACTGGCGCAAGGCGACCGTATTGGCGGTCTGGTGTTTTCTCACCTGGGCCATCAAGCGCTGAAGCCCTCCCGCCATCCCCGTCAGGCGTTGCGTATTCTGGAGTGCGTCAACTCGTTCAACCAGGCGCTAAACCTGCAACATAGCGAGGTCAGGTTCAGCTTTAACGACGCATTGCTGGAGTTACGCCGCATCGCTCGCCCCGGCAGCCAGTGCTTTATTGTTTCCGACTGGCGTCAGTTCGACGCCACCAGCAAGAACCTGCTATTCGATTTGCGCCGACACAGTCAGGTGTTGCCGTTCCAGGTGTTTGATCCGCTAGAGCAAACCTTGCCGCCCGGCGCTTTTCGCATTACTGACGGTCACTCTCACCTGGACCTGGACACCCGCAACGAGCGGCTGTCTCAAGGTCTGAAAAATGAGTATGAGCAGTGGCAAAACCAGCTGTTGCAGGAACTCGCTTCGATTGGCCTGGCCTGCGCGCGACTCTCCACCTGGGAAGACCCGGCGGAGAAACTGCATCAGTTGCAGTTCTCCAGCGGCGCGCGAGGAGCCGCCTGA
- a CDS encoding DUF4381 domain-containing protein — translation MDPTQSIQLVDIMDPSPADWWPLPWGWWFVILECFFALVGLIWLGLWLYRRHKRTKASLSVLDQHWREFSDHGRPGDFLANVNLVLKRHCRTLGLKAALPLSGDAWGVFLKQRLPASQHNHIDAYLQSLYSPRPALAPDAAYKAAQRWIRRLRC, via the coding sequence ATGGACCCGACGCAATCCATACAATTGGTGGATATCATGGACCCCTCTCCCGCCGACTGGTGGCCGCTGCCCTGGGGTTGGTGGTTCGTGATTCTCGAATGTTTTTTTGCGCTGGTGGGACTCATCTGGCTTGGATTATGGCTGTATCGTCGTCACAAGCGAACCAAAGCTTCTCTGTCCGTCCTTGATCAGCACTGGCGCGAATTCAGTGACCATGGCCGCCCCGGCGACTTTCTCGCCAACGTCAATCTTGTGCTTAAACGCCACTGCCGCACCCTGGGCTTGAAAGCCGCCCTGCCGCTTTCCGGCGACGCCTGGGGAGTTTTTCTGAAGCAACGTCTGCCCGCCAGTCAGCACAATCATATCGACGCCTACCTGCAAAGCCTGTATAGCCCGCGTCCCGCTCTGGCCCCTGACGCGGCTTATAAAGCCGCGCAGCGCTGGATAAGGAGGTTGCGGTGCTGA